The following are from one region of the Girardinichthys multiradiatus isolate DD_20200921_A chromosome 9, DD_fGirMul_XY1, whole genome shotgun sequence genome:
- the glulb gene encoding glutamine synthetase, with protein MATSASSKLSKAVKQQYMDLPQREKVQAMYIWIDGTGEGLRCKTRTLDFEPKSIDDLPEWNFDGSSTHQSEGSNSDMYLIPAVMFRDPFRKDPNKLVLCEVLKYNRKPAETNLRCSCKRIMRMVENHYPWFGMEQEYTILGTDGHPFGWPSNGFPGPQGPYYCGVGADKAYGRDIVEAHYRACLYAGVQICGTNAEVMPAQWEFQVGPCEGINMGDHLWVARFILHRVCEDFGVVVSFDPKPISGNWNGAGCHTNFSTKEMREEGGLRVIEESIERLAKRHMYHIQAYDPKGGLDNARRLTGHHETSNIDEFSAGVANRSASIRIPRSVGHEKSGYFEDRRPSANCDPYMVTEVLVRTCLLKEEGSEPTDYNK; from the exons ATGGCCACCTCAGCAAGTTCAAAACTGAGTAAAGCTGTTAAGCAGCAATACATGGATCTCCCTCAGCGAGAAAAAGTCCAAGCCATGTATATATGGATAGATGGAACAGGAGAGGGACTGCGATGCAAGACCAGAACTTTAGATTTTGAACCAAAATCTATTGATG ATCTTCCCGAGTGGAACTTCGACGGTTCCAGCACGCACCAGTCAGAGGGCTCCAACAGCGACATGTACCTTATACCTGCAGTCATGTTCAGGGACCCATTCAGAAAGGACCCCAACAAGCTGGTCCTCTGTGAGGTGCTGAAGTACAACCGCAAGCCAGCAG AGACCAACTTGCGGTGTAGCTGTAAACGGATCATGAGGATGGTGGAAAACCACTACCCATGGTTTGGCATGGAGCAGGAGTACACCATCCTTGGTACAGATGGACATCCCTTTGGCTGGCCCTCCAATGGGTTCCCAGGTCCACAAG GGCCTTATTATTGTGGAGTTGGTGCAGATAAGGCATATGGACGGGACATAGTGGAGGCCCATTACAGAGCCTGTCTGTACGCTGGGGTTCAGATCTGTGGAACCAATGCTGAAGTCATGCCAGCACAG TGGGAGTTCCAGGTTGGACCCTGTGAAGGTATCAACATGGGAGACCATCTTTGGGTTGCTCGCTTCATCCTGCACAGAGTCTGTGAGGATTTCGGCGTGGTGGTGTCCTTTGACCCCAAACCTATCTCAGGGAACTGGAACGGCGCTGGCTGTCACACCAACTTCAGCACAAAGGAGATGCGTGAGGAGGGAGGACTCAG AGTCATTGAGGAGTCCATCGAAAGGCTGGCAAAGAGACACATGTATCACATCCAGGCTTATGATCCTAAAGGTGGGCTGGACAACGCCAGACGCCTAACTGGTCATCACGAAACCTCAAACATTGATGAATTCTCAGCTGGCGTGGCCAACCGCAGCGCCAGCATCCGCATCCCCCGTTCGGTGGGACACGAGAagagtggctactttgaagatcGTCGTCCGTCCGCAAACTGCGACCCTTACATGGTCACAGAGGTGCTGGTGCGCACCTGTTTGCTCAAAGAAGAAGGCAGTGAGCCCACAGACTACAATAAATGA